The segment CGCTCAGCCCCCGGCCGCCCCTGCCGCCACTCAAGTCCACGCCGCCAATAAGCCCGCGGCCCGCCGTGCCGATCAGCCCcaggacgccgccgccggctccCAGCAGCCCGTACAAACCCCGCAGGCAGCCGATATCGGTGCCCCTACCGCCACCGGGCTCGTCGGCCTACGCGTCCCCGGCGATGACGCCAACACGGGAGCCAGCGGCAGCATCCTACCTGCCGTCGCTGGACACCGTCGCTGCCGACCTCTGCGCCTACGCCGCCACCAACAAGCAGCTGCAGCCGGCGCTGCCAGCAGCGGCCGGTGGTGTCGTCGTCCTCCCGGACGTGAAGGTGGAGTTCTCCGGCGCCAACCTGGTGGTGAAGACGGTGTCGCACCGCGCGCCTGGGCAGACCGTGAAGGTCATCGCCGCGCTGGAGGGGCGGTCACTGGAGATCCTCGACGCCAAGATCAACACAGTCAACGACACTGCGGTGAACTCCTACACCATCAAGGTGCTCTCTTCTTTGCTTTTCATATATAAATAAATCGTAATTGGTTCATCAACTCAAATAGAGTATATTCCAACGATTTCTTGTTCCAGAACTTTTTTATCCAATCTAATAATTAAactgtactccctccgttccaaaaagAGTAACGTTTTTGACTTTCAGACATCGTGtttgaccgttcgtcttattcaaaatttttatgtaaattataaaataaattaattacgagtaaaatatctctaatgataaaataagtcttaacaaaatatataatatttatataaaaattttgaataagacgaatggtcaaataagatgtttgaaattctaaaacgacactctttttgggacggagggagtaggggTAAAACCCCTccagatttttcaaaaaaaaaagagtatatTCCAACGATTTGTACGTAGTTGCAGTATAGTAGTACATCTTttcatcagaaaaaaaaaatctttgtagCACACATTCAGCGCGCCTAACGTGTTCAATGTAGTATGGACACGCCCATATATTATGACGTCGTCAGCGCAAACAATATTAATCAATAATTGTTAACTAAATGCATTTGTTTCATGTGAGCTTCCCATAAACTGCATATTGAAGTTGCAGTGATCGTAATTGTGGTACGTAGGGTAGCTAGCTATGTAGCTAGGATATACATAGGCTGTACCCGGAGATATATTGGCATCCTGGCACATACAGTAGATCACATGCATTTGCTCTCGAAGTGACACTATGCTCGCATAGTGTACTGGTGCAGGGTTCCTATTGTGCACTGTGCATTAACTCTTGTATGCTGTGTGGCATATGACATCTCTTTAAGTAGATCTAGTTTTCTGCCTTATTTTGCtgttttattcttttttattattttttgctGAAAAAGTTTTACTTTTCTAAACAATCAATAATTTCTGCTTTGTTTTTGctgttttcttcttttttctatattttactGAAAATTTCTACTTTCCTATGCTATTATTTTAAACTATCAATAAATTATGTGTATTTGGTTGGTTACCATAATTTACCATACCACGCCACACTTCCTACGCCTGACTTGAGATGGCAGTTTGGTTCGTTGTCACGTTTGCGGCATGCCGCTGCAAAAGCATAGCATAGTAGTTCACTTTGTTACACCACACTCGCCAAAAGTTTGATGCGCCAGACACCTGCAACTGCATTATGGCGTAGTGAGGCAACAAGCCAAACTAGCCCTTGCCGCATCTTGAATAACCAAATCATTTCTCACTAATTATTTGTTCTTACTTTATTCGTCATTGTCGGACCTGTGCATATTTCATGATAATAACATAAAAGAATAATATCTAATATACATACCTGTCCACATCCCACATATCATGTCATCATATGAACTAAGTCTATTTTACATGCTACCGCCGTCACTTTGCTTTGTACACTCTTCACTTACCAGTCTATCGATCCATCCAACAGATTGGAATAGAGTGCGAGCTCAGCGCTGAAGAGCTGGTGCAAGAGATTCAGCAAGCGTTCTCGTCGTAATGCATGTATCAGTATTCAGTAATTCCGATCCAATTCGTCGAATACACGTCGCTCATTTGGAAGCTAGCTGCAGTTAATCAGGTGTAGTAGCATAAGAGGTCTTTGAATAGCCAACCGGGGTCACTTCAAAGGCATTTACTGACATAGTTAGCAAGCAAATAAAGTAGCTTGCCGGACCAGCAGACCGATGATCATGTTACGGAATGCCAAATTAGTACTATCTACTAGTCACAGCCGACGATCGATGATATATGTATGCGCATCGATCTCATTAATTATCTCAAGATGCAGAGACCCCAAAGTTTCTATCTTCTGTTCTACATGCCATACGTTGACGCGTGTTTCAGCATTAGGAGGAGTGCAAGTTTCTATCTTAAAAATGTGATTTCAGTCTGTGTCCCATGTTCGATTCGCCACTTACGCCAATGGCAGGTTATCCTAAGAGCAGAAAATCATATGCAACCAATGTTGACGACATGGCTACAAACTTatgtataatttattttattttcttctattctTTCTTTGTCTCCTAAGCGAGGCTTGTAATATTTTGTACACTTTATTTAAATTTTTAATAAAATCCAGTAGGGGGTAAAACGACCCCTCCTGTTTCCCTAAAAAAACTTACACCAATGCTATGAAGCAAATTTATGAACgtagttttttttcctttgagGGGCATGTGCTTCTCTTGCTGCGCGTCATTAGATATACACATACATGTACAGCACGAGAGAGACAATGTCTTGTTGTACATGCGCATCTTCATGCACATCCAATAGCTAGCAGGAGAGTGCATGCATGCCattaggggggtagattttataCTTTCCATCAAGTTCCATCACAACTACTTGGACTACTCCAGAGTTCACACGATGATGGCGGCATGCTAGATCTATTAATTGAATCATTTGCAACACATAGCCAAGCCTCCTGTGCACAAATAATGGACTTTTGTGGACCGTGTTGTGGGTTTAAGTACTACCGACACTACTGGAATTCTCAAAGGCCCTAAAACaggtggcaaaggctttgccgactgctttacacgtggcagtcggcaaagaacacGTGGCAAAGAATCCGTCGGCAAAGaaacctttgccacctgccaagagaaaagcagtcggcaaagcctttgccatcTGCCAatatggcagtcggcaaagggaaCGAACGTCGTCGTGAGATGACGGAGCGCATCCCCTTTGCCGACTGCggcttttcttattttttttataatagaatttctttgccgactgctttttttggcaggtggcaatgggctctttgccgactgctttttttggcaggtggcaaaagggctctttgccgactgcctttttTGGCGGGTGGCAAAgggctctttgccgactgctttttttgacaggtggcaaagggctctttgccgactgccttttttggcaggtggcaaagggctctttgccgactgcctttttTGGGCAGGTGGCAAAGCTGGAATAAGTAAAATTTCAgcctgtttttttttattttgtatcaCAAATATGATTATATAATCAGAATTCACATATATCACACAGATCCACATATATATCACACAAATCCACATATATAGCACACATAAACCATAATAAATGAGTTCAACAAGTCCATCATCCAACAAATCATACTAAGTGTGCAAAACCAACATCAAACATCCAACATGGTGTGCTAAACCAACATCCAACATCCTGCAAAGTAGAAGAACCATATAGCTAGTCACGCGTCCTGCGACTCGTCGCCACCGTGGTGTGAAGAGCTCCCAGTTGGCCACAGAGGCCACGAAGACGGTCCAATCTGCGGCGCGCTGCTGTACACCCACCCAGATCCGACCTGCTGGGCAGGCGGAGGGTCGCTACCCCACCCGGAGGCCCCCGCCTGCGTAAGCCTAGGAGGAACACCACCTGGTTCCACCTGGCCTGGAGAAAGTCCATGTGGAGTCGGGTTTGAACCTGCCGATGGTGGCTGCAAAGAGAAGTGATCTCATTAGTACATGTGGGATAGCCGTACAAACGAAAACAATAGACAGACTGCTAGAAACTCACCGGAGTCCCTAAAGGGCTAGGAACAGGGGGTGGAGCAAGAACAGGGGGTGGAGCGAAGAAAGAAGCTGGCAACGGAGGACATCTGAAACCAGGGATCTCCAGGCCCTGAAAGAAGCTGGCAAAATCTTTCATCTGACGCGCCGAGTGCTCCTGGATAGCCTCCAACTGCCGCCGATGGGCCTCCTGCTGGGCCGCCAGCTGCTGCCGATGAGCCTCCTCTTGGGCCGCCTGTTGGGCCCGTAGCTCGGCCAGCTCGGACTGCAATATTACACTCGTGATGTTTAAACAATGCATAAGAAAAGTTACATATGTAAATCCAATAAACGACAAATAGTTACCTGAACCACCGCCATCATCTGCGTAGAGCTTGGCCACCGAGGCTGTATGGGGACGTCCGATGAGGTCGTGCTGTCTAATCGACGAACCTCACGAAGGGTGGGAACGGTGGCCGGGTCGATTACGCTGTGGGCAAGAAAGTACCGCCCATGCTGCTTCCCTCCTCCCGTCCTCATCAGGACGTCCGTGTCAAGAGGCTCGGTGGCCGGATCATAGGCCTCACCATGGCGCTTGCGAACTGCCTCGGTGTACTGGACGACCTTCTCGTAGGCGTTTGGGTTGGTGAACGCGTCGGCCCCCTTCGTCGGGTCGTAGACGTTCTCCGGATCTGTCGCTTTGCCCTGGTGAGATAGGACATAGCCCGTGAACTCGTTGATCACCTGGCCACCATGCGACTGGGTCTACGAGGAAAACACAAGAACGATTACACGTAAtgagaatgaataaataaataaataaataaataaataaagtagtgTCAAGAGTACCCATGTGTCCATGTAAGCTCCAAGGGGGCGGCTCCCTTGGTGGTGTGCTGCACCTGTCCTCCCCTTGGCATGTCCGGACTTCTCCCTGCGCTTCACGTATGCCTCAGGTGTTGTCCACGAGTCCACAATCGCCTCCCAGCAGTCCATGTGCATTTTGCACCAATCAGCAGGATGCTGTAGAACAACATGCACTTGGGTGAGTAAGAAGATGAATTAGAATGGAATCAAAATTAATGTTTCCTACTTACCTGGAGGTAGATCTCCCTGGGGAGGTCAGTTTCGGGCGAGAGGATCATCGCCCTGGCTTGCGCCTTCGGCAGCGACTGGCCAAGCACCTCGGCGTGGTAGTTGATAAGGACCTGGAGGTGCGCCTCGTAGTACATGTCCTTCAGTCTCTCCATGCAAACCCTGTCCTGCACTCGTGACGCCTCGATCTCGTGCCCCGGCTCGCACGTGTACCACTCCTGCATACAGATATCATGTATCATTTCATTATTTCAACTATGTCCAACAAATGCATTCACATTAACAAAGCCATGCGATGAAGACTCACCCAGAACTCCCTCTTGATCACGTCAGCAAGGGGAACCTCATCTGCATCCTTGACCTTGTAGAAATCCGGCCACTTATTGGGTGGCTTTTGGATCCCATCTATGGTGACAAGGCCAGGATAGTGCTTCTTAAGCAGGAGGCCCAGCATGCCATTAATATGGCGTGAACTGCCCCCGTTCACAAGCTTCCAGTTGCTGCACGAGTCATTAAGAACAACTGTTAGTCCGAAGTTCAATTTTCAACATGTCATATGAATAAATTGTGAAAACATGAATGGTTACTTACTTTGGACCCTCGGGTCGAATCAACGGACGGTGGGCTACCGCGAGCGGGGTGGAAGGGAGGCGCGTGATCCCGCGCTGGTAGGGCTTCCTCGAACCTGAGGAAGACGTCTCCGCTGGTGTCGCCCCGCTCCCGCCCTGGCTGCCCCGTCCTCGCAACCCCCGCCCTCACCGCCCCCGTCCTCGCCGCCGTCCTCGCCACCCCCGTCCTCACCGCCCCCGTCCTCGCCGCCCCCGTCCTGGTCATCGTCTGGGGGAAAGAGCTCCCTCGTCGACGAGCGACGTGTGCGAGACCTCGCCGACAACTCGACCAACGGCAGCTCGTCCTCCGCCTCGTCGTCGACGCCGGTCGACATGTAGATCGAGGTGACCTTTCGTAGCGGTCGTCGCCGTCTACCTCCGCCTGGCATTTTGTCCTATACATGCAATGACAAAGATTAAACCAATTAGCACAAATAATAATAAGAACAAAATGAATTAGAAACATAATTGCAAAGTAATAATAAGAACAAAATGAATTAGAAACATAATTGCAAAGTAATAATAAGAACAATATAGTATTACATGAATTAGAAACCGAAGtcctcatcatcattatcaccattgtcatcatcgcCTCCACCGTCATCACAATCACTgctatcatcatcactatcaataTTATCGAAACCGAAGTCCTCATCATTTTCATTCTCGTCACCACCTCCATCGTCCTCAACACCTAGTTCGCGCCGAGCCCTCCATCGCTCAAGCATCATTAGGTCCTTAGCATCTTGCACCACTTCACCCTCATCCTCATCGATGTTGTTGTCTACTTCCATACCCATTAGTGAAAGAATTTCTATCTCCAAACGCCCTTCTAGCCCCTCAGGTTGATAGAACTCTCCACTATCTGCCTTCGGGTCGAAGTTGTAATCATCATCGTTTGGGACAGGCGCTTTACCACGTGGCGATACCAATTGCACAAGGTACCATCCCTTAAGCCTCTCGTCTTTTTGGCATGCCCACGGAAGATAATAAACTTGTGTGGCAACTGGTCAAAAACAGCAAtcactttttttttggggggaggGGGGTTGCGCTGGAACATTACACCTCAACAAACTATTGTGATGGGGGAGTAGGTTACCTGTACCTAATAGCTTGTGCATTTTTCAATGGCTCCCTAGAATTTCACTGATAGCAGACAAATTGtgaggaaaaagaaaacagcaAACCTGCTACCTGTTACTTCCCCGTGATTCACAATGGTTATTATATATCTAATTGACGCGCGCTTACATGTTATCAGGCCATTGGAATCTCAATGGAACACACATAAATCACAGTTGCAGAAAACAAGTCAGAAGCTCGGAGAAGCGCGTACCTTATGTGAGATGAAGACGCAGGGGCAGGGCCGTCGTTGGAGGGGAGGGGATCCGTGAGCTGCTGTGCCTGTGGTGCACACGGACTCGATCAGGGCGTGgctgcgtcgtcgtcgtcgtcgtggcgGTCGACGGCGGCTTCGATCAATCCGTTCCAACCCGCACCACCGCGAATGCCACGTCGGGTGCCGGGACGGGGCGTGGCCGGGAGGCGAGCGTGGCGCAGGGGAgaggggcggggcggggcgcaGGCGACAGGGGCAGGGCGCGGGGGAGAGGAGTGTGGCGGAGGGGAGAGGGGTGGGGCGCGGCGTAGGGGAGCTGGGCGGCAGCGCTGCGGGCAGGGGAGAGGGCGGCGGCGCTCCAGGCAGGGGagttgggcggcggcggcgtaggGGAGCTTGGCCTGCGGGTGCGGACAGGATGAGGcgcgtttgttttttttttacaagtCACGGTGGGATGGGGCCTTTTAGGGTTAagtcctttgccgactgccacttGGCAACGCAGTCGGCAAAGGCTCGAAATTTTAATTACGAAAATCCTTTGCCGACTGGCTGGATCcagggcagtcggcaaagcaCTTTTTTCTCTA is part of the Sorghum bicolor cultivar BTx623 chromosome 10, Sorghum_bicolor_NCBIv3, whole genome shotgun sequence genome and harbors:
- the LOC110431153 gene encoding alpha carbonic anhydrase 8-like: MVRSLLAEQQAAQAPVALGKAVNVCTTNALSRAAVGRRVLLPLALVRRARGSSRPSSPTPPPPNSPAWSAAALSPARSAAAQLPYAAPHPSPLRHTPLPRALPLSPAPRPAPLPCATLASRPRPVPAPDVAFAVVRVGTD